The window TGTAACCAGATTAACTATTAAAATTGAGTAAATAGTGTTCACTGTCCAAGAAAACAGACAACTAAGGTTTCCACATGAATCATGTGGATAAAATATTTCCATAAATTAGCATTTTATATTGTCACTAACCTTGTTAAATGGATTGTTTATATTAGTAGATATGATTGGACGAAGCACTGAGTTTCACAAGGAATCACTTTGAGTCCCTGGCAAAGGGTGCTAGTCCCCACTTCTATAGCCACATACCTAAACATTTACTAATATTCTTAACTATGCGTTTAACAAGGTTAGTGACAAAATAATTGCTAACTTATGGAAATGTTATATCCACATCATCCATTTGAAACCTTAATTGTCTGTCACCTTGGACAGTGAACATTATTtactcaaaattttaaaagttagtCTGATTGCAACTGTTGAAAGtaacatgtatttttttatatgtatcatTAAAAATGGACTAGCTTTCAGTTGAGCAACAATGACAGCAATGATCACCGTTGACTTTCTAAACAGCTTCATATTGACCTTCCTATGCTTCTTCTGGCTCCTTTGTTACTATCTCTTCTTCAAGAGACCAAAAGATGGCTTTGATTTGCCTCGAAGCCCTCCTTCTCTGCCCATCATCGTGCATCTTCACCTTCTACTCTATGTTCTACCACACAAGGCTTTTCAGAAGATCTCATCCAGGTATGGACCTCTCCTCCAACTCTGCATATTCAAAGTCCCCTTATGCCTCGTCTCCTCGGCCTCGGTGGCCTACGAGATCTTCAGGACGCATGACGTGAATGTCTCATCACGTGGTATCCGTACACTAGACAATTCTCTCTTCTTCGGACATGAGACATTCACAGGCGCTCCCTTTGGGGATTATTACAAGTTCATGAAGAAGCTCCTGGTCATGAATCAAACATGTTAGGTAAGCCGCTTAAGAAGCTTGGCATCTCACTCTTCTAAAAGGAGATTCGAAGGGTCTCCAGCCGATTCGATGAACTGCTAGAGAGGCATCTCCGGGAACACGAAGAGAAACCAGAGAAACATCAAAATACAGATATGATGGACGTTTTATTGGCAGCTTCTAGAGATGAAAACGCAGATTATAAGATAACTAGAAACCACATCAAGTTGTTGCTAGTGGTAACTGTTCTTTTCAGAAGaaatatcaaagaaaaaaaaaactcattttatCAGGACTAAATAAAACGTTTGTGACTGTATTTTCAGGAGCTTTTCCTTGGAGGCACTGACAGCGCTGCGAAGTTAATCCAGTGGGGCAATGGCTGAGATCATCAGCAACCCAAATATTCTTGAGAGACTAAGGCAAGAAATGTATTCTGTAGTCGGGAAAACAAGGCTGATTCAAGAAACCGATCTACCTTAGACTTCCCTATTTGCAAGCAGTGGTTAAGGAAACACTAAGATTGCACCCACCAGCGCCGATTTTGGTAAGAATGTTCGAAGAAGAATGTAAGGTTCGAGGGTTCCGCATACCGGAGAAGACAACACTTGTTGTAAACGCTTACGCTGTTATGAGAGATCCTAATTTCTGGCAAGATCCTGAAGAGTTTAAGCCAGAGAGGTTTCTTGCTTCTTCAAGATCTGAGCAAGAAGAAGAGGGAGAGAAAGTTCTTAAGTTTCTTCCTTTTGGCAGTGGAAGGAGAGTCTGTCCTGGAGCAAATCTTGGATATATCTTTGTAGAAACCGGAGTTGGAATGATGGTGCAGTGCTTTGACTGGAGAATCAGTGGAGATAAAACTGTTAACATGGAAGAGACTGCTGCAGGATTGTCCTTGACCATGGCTCATCCCCTAATCTGCACTCTTCTTCCTCGAACTGATTCCTTTGAGTTCAAATCTCAAGATTCCAAGTTGATAACTTAGAAAATATCTCTGCTGATTGATCGGAGACCTACAGGCCACTTGCGTGGGTAATAAGGAAGCTTGCTCTTCCATCTCTTTCTTAGAATGTATGTTTCTTTGTTTACTAGATTACATATTTTTGCTCTCTTCCTCAATATTAATATATCTTGGTTTaacattttgaaaaattcatGTTGGAGACTACTATTAATAATGCTTTAATGATTAGAGAATGACTTTCTGTCTTAAGACGTTGCTTCTATGCACAGTGACCAAAACCAAAAGTGAGTCGATGAGGTTCACCATCAGTACATGTATATGACTCTAATAAGCACTACAGTAAAAAGTATTACTTAGACAAACAATGAattgtaacaaaaataaaatcttgcATCATCCATCATTCTATGTCAATGTCACCCATCTGGTGCACTTCAGATAATATGCAAATGGAACTAACAGGCAAGAAAAGAACAGAAAACCAAGTCAATCCACAAAACAAGTAAAACATCTAACTTTACAAAACATGAGTAAATTGTTCATCCTGTTGGCAATCAAGATACTTAATCACCTCCGCATCCGCCTCCACCACCTCCATCTCCACAACCGCCACCTCCTCCCCCTCCTCCacaaccaccaccacctcctccccCTCCTCCACAACCGCCACTTCCTCCCCCTCCCCCACAaccaccacctccacctccACAACCACCAGAACTACCATAGATAACGGCTCCAGCAACTGGTATGGCAGTGCCAGTGCCTGTCAGAATGACAAGATCTCCATCTTTGGTTCTATACACAGGCGTCTGGAGCTGCAGTGGCTGTGGTGGCCGTGGTAGAGGCGGCGGTGGGGAAGGAAGCTTAGTATTGCGGGTGATGATGCAGCCTATGATGATAACCACCACTGCTAAAACAGCGCAGGCAACAAGTCCGATGACCAAGTTCGACATTTTCTTAAGTTTCTTCCCTCATTTCTTGAATGAAACTAATGGAACTATTGACGTACTCTATAAATACTCCCTTGTAATTTATAAActcctttttatataaaaagctTGACCAAGGTTATTTAGTCTTACAAGAAACTCGTAACAACAATAAGTTGAGACTCATTCTCCAGCCTCATTCATAACAATCTTATATCTAGGCAAAACTATTGACCATTGACATATATAGTCTAGTTTATCATGACCTGGCTCGAAGACAAGCAAGCTTTTGACAAAGTGTAGTACTCTTATACAAAGTGTAGTACCGTCCCACTTTCTGTCTACAGTAGAACACAACATATACATTACACAATTAGAAGGGGAAGAAAAGCCAAGGAGATATATGGAACAAATAGAATATGTTTTTGACTGATGCAAGCGAATCAGGGTTTAATCATATCTTGAAGGTGAACGTGAATCATATGACCTGTGTGAACCATGAGAcctttgtgaacctgaaacgtTTAGTCTTGGAAGATGAAACTGATGATATTGAGGCTGTGGTTCCATCGGCTGTCTGAGATTCCTGCAGTTCGTGACCGAGACCGTGACC is drawn from Brassica rapa cultivar Chiifu-401-42 chromosome A05, CAAS_Brap_v3.01, whole genome shotgun sequence and contains these coding sequences:
- the LOC103870156 gene encoding glycine-rich protein 23; this encodes MSNLVIGLVACAVLAVVVIIIGCIITRNTKLPSPPPPLPRPPQPLQLQTPVYRTKDGDLVILTGTGTAIPVAGAVIYGSSGGCGGGGGGCGGGGGSGGCGGGGGGGGGCGGGGGGGGCGDGGGGGGCGGD